The following coding sequences lie in one Streptomyces xiamenensis genomic window:
- the sucC gene encoding ADP-forming succinate--CoA ligase subunit beta — translation MDLFEYQARDIFAKHDVPVLAGEVIDTPEAARAVTERLGGRAVVKAQVKVGGRGKAGGVKLASDPQDAVDKAGAILGMDIKGHTVHKVMLAQTADIAEEYYVSFLLDRTNRTFLAMASVEGGVEIEEVAATNPEALAKIAVDPIDGVTEAKAREIVEAAKFPADIADQVVFTLQKLWDVFIKEDALLVEVNPLVKTGDGKIIALDGKVSLDANAEFRQPGHAELEDKAAANPLEAAAKAKGLNYVKLDDGNVGIIGNGAGLVMSTLDVVAYAGEAHGGAKPANFLDIGGGASAEVMANGLEIILGDPDVKSVFVNVFGGITACDAVANGIVQALDLLAGKGEEVTKPLVVRLDGNNAELGRQILTDANHPLVEQVDTMDGAADRAAELAAK, via the coding sequence GTGGACCTGTTCGAGTATCAGGCGAGGGACATCTTCGCCAAGCATGACGTACCGGTGCTGGCCGGTGAAGTCATCGACACGCCGGAGGCGGCGCGCGCGGTGACCGAGCGACTGGGCGGCCGTGCGGTCGTCAAGGCGCAGGTCAAGGTCGGTGGCCGCGGCAAGGCCGGCGGCGTGAAGCTGGCTTCCGACCCGCAGGACGCGGTCGACAAGGCCGGTGCCATCCTGGGCATGGACATCAAGGGCCACACCGTTCACAAGGTGATGCTGGCCCAGACCGCGGACATCGCGGAGGAGTACTACGTCTCCTTCCTGCTGGACCGCACCAACCGCACCTTCCTCGCCATGGCGTCCGTCGAGGGCGGTGTCGAGATCGAAGAGGTCGCGGCCACCAACCCCGAGGCCCTGGCCAAGATCGCGGTCGACCCGATCGACGGCGTGACCGAGGCCAAGGCGCGCGAGATCGTCGAGGCGGCGAAGTTCCCGGCCGACATCGCCGACCAGGTCGTCTTCACCCTCCAGAAGCTGTGGGACGTCTTCATCAAGGAAGACGCCCTGCTGGTCGAGGTCAACCCGCTGGTGAAGACCGGCGACGGCAAGATCATCGCCCTGGACGGCAAGGTCTCCCTGGACGCGAACGCCGAGTTCCGTCAGCCCGGCCACGCCGAGCTGGAGGACAAGGCCGCGGCCAACCCGCTGGAGGCGGCTGCCAAGGCCAAGGGCCTGAACTACGTCAAGCTGGACGACGGCAACGTCGGCATCATCGGCAACGGCGCCGGGCTCGTCATGAGCACCCTGGACGTCGTGGCGTACGCGGGCGAGGCCCACGGTGGCGCCAAGCCGGCCAACTTCCTCGACATCGGTGGCGGTGCCTCGGCCGAGGTGATGGCCAACGGTCTGGAGATCATCCTGGGCGACCCCGACGTCAAGTCGGTCTTCGTGAACGTCTTCGGCGGCATCACCGCGTGTGACGCGGTCGCCAACGGCATCGTCCAGGCGCTCGACCTGCTCGCCGGCAAGGGCGAAGAGGTCACCAAGCCGCTGGTCGTCCGTCTGGACGGCAACAACGCCGAGCTGGGCCGGCAGATCCTGACCGACGCCAACCACCCGCTGGTGGAGCAGGTCGACACCATGGACGGCGCGGCCGACCGTGCCGCCGAGCTGGCCGCCAAGTAA
- a CDS encoding epoxide hydrolase family protein codes for MPDQALDDLRARLALTRPPLDEANEDWSYGVPAGYLRDLVAYWRDGYDWRAAEAAINAYEHYQVDVAGVPVHFLRRAGRGPRPVPLILTHGWPWTFWHWSKVIDPLADPAAHGGDPADAFDVIVPSLPGFGFPGPLTGFPDVNFWKVADLWHTLMTDTLGYARYAAGGCDIGGLVSSQLGHKYADALYGIHIGSGLPLDFFNGPRAWDFARNRPLTDDQPAEVRARIIDQDRRFASHLTVHMLDGATLAHGLSDSPAGLLAWLLERWNAWSDNGGDLASVFTRDDLLTHATIYWVNNSAATSLRYYANANRYPWAPAHDRTPVVRAPAGLTLVTYENPPGIHTADERVRAFTAGPQADWFHPVNVTAHEHGGHFIPWENPDAWVDDLRRTFRGRRP; via the coding sequence GTGCCCGACCAGGCCCTCGACGACCTGCGCGCCCGCCTCGCCCTGACCCGTCCGCCGCTGGACGAGGCGAACGAGGACTGGTCCTACGGCGTCCCGGCCGGATACCTCCGGGATCTGGTCGCGTACTGGCGGGACGGTTACGACTGGCGTGCGGCCGAGGCCGCCATCAACGCGTACGAGCACTACCAGGTGGACGTCGCCGGTGTCCCGGTGCACTTCCTGCGCCGCGCGGGCCGCGGCCCCCGCCCGGTCCCGCTGATCCTCACCCACGGCTGGCCGTGGACGTTCTGGCACTGGTCGAAGGTGATCGACCCGCTCGCCGACCCCGCCGCCCACGGCGGTGACCCGGCCGACGCCTTCGACGTCATCGTGCCCTCCCTGCCCGGCTTCGGCTTCCCCGGCCCGCTCACCGGCTTCCCGGACGTCAACTTCTGGAAGGTCGCGGACCTCTGGCACACCCTGATGACCGACACCCTGGGATACGCGCGGTACGCCGCCGGGGGCTGCGACATCGGCGGGCTCGTCTCCAGCCAGCTCGGACACAAGTACGCCGACGCCCTGTACGGCATCCACATCGGCTCCGGACTGCCGCTCGACTTCTTCAACGGCCCCCGCGCCTGGGACTTCGCCCGCAACCGGCCCCTCACCGACGACCAGCCCGCCGAGGTCCGCGCCCGGATCATCGACCAGGACCGCCGCTTCGCGTCCCACCTCACCGTGCACATGCTGGACGGCGCGACCCTGGCCCACGGGCTGAGCGACTCGCCCGCCGGACTGCTCGCCTGGCTGCTGGAACGCTGGAACGCGTGGAGCGACAACGGGGGCGACCTCGCATCCGTCTTCACCCGGGACGACCTGCTCACCCACGCGACCATCTACTGGGTGAACAACTCCGCCGCCACCTCCCTGCGGTACTACGCGAACGCCAACCGCTACCCGTGGGCCCCCGCCCACGACCGGACGCCGGTCGTGCGGGCCCCGGCCGGGCTCACCCTCGTCACGTACGAGAACCCGCCCGGCATCCACACCGCCGACGAGCGCGTCCGGGCCTTCACGGCCGGCCCGCAGGCCGACTGGTTCCACCCCGTCAACGTCACCGCGCACGAGCACGGCGGCCACTTCATCCCCTGGGAGAACCCCGACGCCTGGGTGGACGACCTGCGCCGCACCTTCCGGGGCCGCAGGCCCTGA
- the sucD gene encoding succinate--CoA ligase subunit alpha, with the protein MAIFLTKESKVIVQGMTGSEGQKHTRRMLAAGTNIVGGVNPRKAGTTVDFDGTEIPVFGGVKDAIEATGADVTVIFVPEKFTKDAVIEAIDAEIPLAVVITEGIAVHDTAAFWAYAGKKGNKTRIIGPNCPGLITPGQSNAGIIPADITKPGRIGLVSKSGTLTYQMMYELRDIGFSSAVGIGGDPIIGTTHIDALAAFEADPDTDLIVMIGEIGGDAEERAADFIKANVTKPVVGYVAGFTAPEGKTMGHAGAIVSGSSGTAQAKKEALEAAGVKVGKTPSETALLARELLAAS; encoded by the coding sequence ATGGCTATCTTTCTCACCAAGGAAAGCAAGGTCATCGTCCAGGGGATGACCGGCTCCGAGGGCCAGAAGCACACCCGGCGGATGCTCGCCGCCGGCACCAACATCGTCGGCGGCGTCAACCCGCGCAAGGCGGGCACCACCGTTGACTTCGACGGCACCGAGATCCCGGTCTTCGGCGGCGTCAAGGACGCCATCGAGGCGACCGGCGCCGACGTGACCGTCATCTTCGTGCCGGAGAAGTTCACCAAGGACGCGGTCATCGAGGCGATCGACGCCGAGATCCCGCTGGCCGTCGTGATCACCGAGGGCATCGCGGTGCACGACACCGCCGCGTTCTGGGCGTACGCCGGCAAGAAGGGCAACAAGACCCGCATCATCGGTCCCAACTGCCCCGGCCTGATCACCCCCGGCCAGTCCAACGCGGGCATCATCCCGGCCGACATCACCAAGCCCGGCCGGATCGGTCTGGTGTCGAAGTCCGGCACCCTGACCTACCAGATGATGTACGAGCTGCGCGACATCGGCTTCAGCTCGGCGGTCGGCATCGGCGGTGACCCGATCATCGGCACCACCCACATCGACGCCCTCGCGGCGTTCGAGGCCGACCCCGACACCGACCTGATCGTGATGATCGGCGAGATCGGCGGCGACGCCGAGGAGCGGGCCGCGGACTTCATCAAGGCCAACGTCACCAAGCCGGTCGTCGGCTACGTGGCGGGCTTCACCGCGCCCGAGGGCAAGACCATGGGCCACGCCGGCGCCATCGTCTCCGGCTCCTCCGGCACGGCGCAGGCCAAGAAGGAGGCCCTGGAGGCCGCGGGCGTGAAGGTCGGCAAGACCCCGTCCGAGACGGCGCTGCTGGCCCGCGAGCTGCTGGCCGCGAGCTGA
- a CDS encoding peptidoglycan DD-metalloendopeptidase family protein — protein sequence MSDRHPSGVFSPTGHTDEIGNPSYGTLSYDGYATYDGYQAPGHAPEQTYAQAHGQPQTHTPTHGYDGYEAYQGGWDSAYGWEQQQTPATGTATLAPEHEATATADGQQTYAGYDAYETYGSPVADPYDTPVHGTPLYEQEYQPESEQEAGTAPGMGAEAHGDPDAATAAGPDTEAPYERETAEDAGGDPSTADAWTPEPWQPSEGPQDDPQDECAPERPAGRGRRRCVKPKRSAFLSVAAPSLAVLGMTAVATAATVSTSDSVEDEPPVAAPDPGEAKTVEANKEFDTQLESLSAAVDDYADRANRTQGRIDLEERLEQERLDAEAEAARIEAERPKFALPVDQRGLSSYYGQAGINWLSLHTGIDFPVSYGTPVKAATDGTIRTQWHISYGNLLILTAADGTETWYAHLSSTTYQSGYVQAGTVIAYSGNSGNSTGPHLHFEVRPASGGTIDPLTWLRNKGLEPN from the coding sequence GTGAGCGATCGTCACCCGTCGGGAGTCTTCTCTCCGACTGGCCACACTGACGAGATCGGAAACCCCTCCTACGGGACGCTCTCGTACGACGGTTACGCGACGTACGACGGGTACCAGGCACCGGGCCACGCACCGGAGCAGACCTACGCGCAGGCCCACGGGCAGCCGCAGACGCACACACCGACCCACGGGTACGACGGATACGAGGCGTACCAGGGCGGCTGGGACAGCGCCTACGGCTGGGAGCAGCAGCAGACCCCCGCGACCGGCACCGCCACCCTGGCGCCGGAGCACGAGGCCACCGCCACCGCGGACGGGCAGCAGACGTACGCCGGTTACGACGCGTACGAGACCTACGGCTCCCCGGTCGCGGACCCGTACGACACCCCCGTGCACGGAACTCCCCTGTACGAACAGGAGTATCAGCCGGAGTCCGAACAGGAAGCGGGCACGGCCCCGGGGATGGGCGCGGAGGCGCACGGCGATCCGGACGCCGCGACAGCGGCCGGCCCGGACACCGAAGCACCCTACGAGCGGGAGACCGCCGAGGACGCCGGCGGCGACCCGTCCACGGCCGACGCCTGGACGCCGGAGCCCTGGCAGCCCTCGGAGGGCCCGCAGGACGACCCCCAGGACGAGTGCGCCCCCGAACGCCCGGCGGGCCGCGGCCGGCGCCGCTGCGTCAAGCCGAAGCGCTCCGCCTTCCTCTCGGTCGCCGCACCCTCCCTCGCCGTCCTGGGCATGACCGCCGTGGCCACCGCCGCCACCGTCTCCACCTCCGACAGCGTCGAGGACGAGCCCCCGGTGGCCGCCCCCGACCCCGGCGAGGCCAAGACGGTCGAGGCGAACAAGGAGTTCGACACCCAGCTGGAGAGCCTGTCGGCCGCCGTCGACGACTACGCCGACCGCGCCAACCGCACCCAGGGCCGTATCGACCTGGAGGAGCGGCTGGAGCAGGAACGGCTGGACGCCGAGGCCGAGGCCGCGCGGATCGAGGCGGAGCGCCCCAAGTTCGCGCTCCCGGTCGACCAGCGCGGCCTCAGCTCGTACTACGGCCAGGCCGGCATCAACTGGCTGTCGCTGCACACCGGCATCGACTTCCCGGTCAGCTACGGCACCCCGGTGAAGGCCGCCACCGACGGCACCATCCGCACCCAGTGGCACATCAGCTACGGCAACCTGCTGATCCTCACCGCGGCCGACGGCACCGAGACCTGGTACGCGCATCTGAGCAGCACCACCTACCAGTCCGGCTACGTCCAGGCCGGCACGGTCATCGCCTACTCCGGCAACTCCGGCAACTCCACCGGGCCGCACCTGCACTTCGAGGTACGACCGGCTTCCGGCGGCACCATCGACCCGCTCACCTGGCTGCGTAACAAGGGCCTTGAGCCCAACTGA
- the pcrA gene encoding DNA helicase PcrA gives MSGLFDDSVLADLVPPGAEPPPPPPEDDHREEEVPHALFSASSEVAERDLWYRNGAPKPVMDPAQLLEGLNEQQRAAVTHSDTPLLIVAGAGSGKTRVLTHRIAYLLAARGAHPGQILAITFTNKAAGEMKERVEELVGPRAAAMWVMTFHSACVRILRRESKHLGFTSSFSIYDAADSKRLMALVCRDLDLDPKRFPPKSFSAKVSNLKNELIDEETFAGQATDGFEKTLAEAYALYQSRLREANALDFDDIIMTTVHLLQAFPDIAEHYRRRFRHILVDEYQDTNIAQYTLIRELVGTEEPGELCVVGDADQSIYAFRGATIRNILQFEEDYPQATTLLLEQNYRSTQTILSAANAVIERNESRRPKNLWTQAGAGARIIGYVADTEHDEAQFAADEIDRLTDAGDARPGDVAVFYRTNAQSRVFEEVFIRVGLPYKVVGGVRFYERREVRDVLAYLRVLANPEDTVPLRRILNVPKRGIGDRAEAMIDALAQREKISFAQALVRVEEAYGMAARSMNAVKRFNVLMEELRTIAESGAGPATVLEAVLEQTGYLAELQSSTDPQDETRVENLQELASVALEFEQEREGEEEETSGTLAEFLERVALVADSDQIPDEAEGEDKGVITLMTLHTAKGLEFPVVFLSGMEDGVFPHMRSLGKTKELEEERRLAYVGITRARERLYVTRAALRSAWGQPQHNPPSRFLEEIPEQHLEWRRTGPLAPPPPAPVSRRPASSGTATGGFATNRAPARGGTQREVVALTAGDRVSHDSFGLGRVVSVQGSGDRAEATIDFGGEKPKRLLLRYAPVEKL, from the coding sequence ATGAGCGGCCTCTTTGACGACAGTGTTCTGGCGGATCTCGTACCCCCCGGTGCGGAGCCGCCGCCTCCCCCTCCCGAGGACGACCACCGCGAGGAGGAGGTCCCGCATGCCCTCTTCTCCGCGTCCTCCGAGGTGGCCGAGCGCGACCTCTGGTACCGCAACGGCGCCCCCAAGCCCGTCATGGACCCGGCGCAGCTGCTCGAAGGACTGAACGAGCAGCAGCGCGCCGCCGTCACCCACAGCGACACGCCGCTGCTCATCGTGGCCGGCGCAGGGTCCGGCAAGACCCGGGTCCTCACCCACCGCATCGCGTACCTGCTGGCCGCCCGCGGCGCCCACCCCGGGCAGATCCTCGCCATCACCTTCACCAACAAGGCCGCCGGTGAGATGAAAGAGCGCGTCGAGGAGCTGGTCGGCCCGCGCGCCGCCGCGATGTGGGTGATGACCTTCCACAGCGCCTGCGTGCGCATCCTGCGCCGCGAGAGCAAGCACCTCGGCTTCACCTCCAGCTTCTCCATCTACGACGCCGCCGACTCCAAGCGGCTGATGGCGCTGGTCTGCCGCGACCTGGACCTGGACCCCAAGCGGTTCCCGCCCAAGTCGTTCAGCGCCAAGGTCTCCAACCTCAAGAACGAACTGATCGACGAGGAGACCTTCGCCGGACAGGCCACCGACGGTTTTGAGAAGACTCTGGCGGAGGCGTACGCGCTCTACCAGTCCCGGCTGCGCGAGGCCAACGCGCTGGACTTCGACGACATCATCATGACGACCGTCCACCTGCTCCAGGCGTTCCCCGACATCGCCGAGCACTACCGGCGGCGCTTCCGGCACATCCTGGTGGACGAGTACCAGGACACCAACATCGCCCAGTACACCCTCATCCGCGAGCTGGTGGGCACCGAGGAGCCGGGCGAACTGTGCGTGGTCGGTGACGCCGACCAGTCCATCTACGCCTTCCGCGGCGCCACCATCCGCAACATCCTCCAGTTCGAGGAGGACTACCCGCAGGCCACCACCCTGCTCCTGGAGCAGAACTACCGCTCCACCCAGACCATCCTCTCCGCCGCCAACGCCGTCATCGAGCGCAACGAGAGCCGCCGCCCCAAGAACCTGTGGACCCAGGCCGGCGCCGGCGCCCGCATCATCGGCTACGTCGCGGACACCGAGCACGACGAGGCCCAGTTCGCGGCCGACGAGATCGACCGGCTCACGGACGCGGGCGACGCCAGGCCGGGCGACGTCGCCGTCTTCTACCGCACCAACGCCCAGTCCCGGGTCTTCGAAGAGGTCTTCATCCGGGTCGGCCTGCCCTACAAGGTCGTCGGCGGTGTCCGCTTCTACGAGCGCCGCGAGGTCCGCGACGTCCTCGCCTATCTGCGGGTGCTGGCCAACCCCGAGGACACCGTGCCGCTGCGCCGCATCCTCAACGTCCCCAAGCGCGGCATCGGCGACCGCGCCGAGGCGATGATCGACGCGCTCGCCCAGCGCGAGAAGATCTCCTTCGCGCAGGCGCTCGTACGGGTGGAGGAGGCGTACGGCATGGCGGCGCGTTCCATGAACGCCGTCAAACGCTTCAACGTCCTCATGGAGGAGCTGCGCACGATCGCCGAATCCGGCGCCGGGCCCGCCACCGTCCTGGAGGCCGTGCTCGAACAGACCGGCTACCTGGCGGAGTTGCAGTCCTCCACCGACCCGCAGGACGAGACCCGGGTGGAGAACCTTCAGGAGCTGGCCTCCGTCGCCCTGGAATTCGAGCAGGAGCGCGAAGGCGAGGAGGAGGAAACCTCCGGCACCCTCGCCGAATTCCTCGAACGGGTCGCGCTGGTCGCCGACTCCGACCAGATCCCGGACGAGGCGGAGGGCGAGGACAAGGGGGTGATCACCCTCATGACGCTGCACACCGCCAAGGGCCTGGAGTTCCCGGTGGTCTTCCTCAGCGGCATGGAGGACGGCGTCTTCCCGCACATGCGCTCGCTCGGCAAGACCAAGGAGCTGGAGGAGGAGCGCCGGCTCGCGTACGTCGGCATCACGCGGGCGCGCGAGCGGCTGTACGTCACCCGGGCCGCGCTGCGCAGCGCCTGGGGGCAGCCGCAGCACAACCCGCCCTCCCGGTTCCTGGAGGAGATCCCCGAACAGCACCTGGAGTGGCGCCGCACCGGCCCGCTCGCGCCGCCCCCGCCCGCCCCGGTCAGCCGCCGCCCCGCCTCCTCCGGGACGGCGACCGGCGGCTTCGCGACCAACCGGGCGCCCGCCAGGGGCGGTACGCAGCGGGAGGTGGTGGCGCTGACGGCCGGCGACCGGGTCAGCCACGACTCGTTCGGCCTGGGCCGGGTGGTCTCGGTGCAGGGCAGCGGGGACCGGGCGGAGGCGACGATCGACTTCGGCGGGGAAAAACCCAAGCGGTTGCTGCTGCGTTACGCTCCGGTGGAGAAGCTCTGA
- a CDS encoding alpha/beta hydrolase family protein, whose protein sequence is MTDPTTTTTTPHTHAPAAVISAQPVVLPAPGRGTDLRVRVSAPATGGELPVIVLSHGHGSSLHGYGPLADHWAAHGFVVLQPTHLDSRTLALPADDPRTPRIWRYRVEDLFRVLDRLDVLEAAVPGLAGRVDHERIAVAGHSWGAQSASMLLGARVLDADGAPGDDLSDPRVGAGVLFAVTGLGDDLSPFAREHLPFMRPSFATMTTPALVVAGDRDQSALSTRGPDWFTDAHTHSPGTTSLLTLFGAEHSLGGISGYEAAETTDESPARVALVQRLSTAFLHSALRPGDTGWKAAATALEADPEPLGALRTP, encoded by the coding sequence ATGACCGACCCGACCACCACGACCACCACGCCCCACACCCACGCGCCCGCCGCGGTGATATCCGCGCAGCCCGTCGTCCTCCCCGCCCCCGGCCGGGGAACGGATCTGCGGGTACGGGTGTCGGCCCCCGCCACCGGCGGCGAACTGCCCGTCATCGTCCTCTCGCACGGCCACGGGTCCTCGCTGCACGGCTACGGCCCGCTCGCCGACCACTGGGCGGCCCACGGATTCGTCGTCCTCCAGCCCACCCACCTGGACTCCCGCACGCTCGCCCTGCCCGCCGACGATCCCCGCACACCCAGGATCTGGCGCTACCGCGTCGAGGACCTGTTCCGTGTGCTGGACCGTCTCGACGTGCTGGAGGCCGCCGTACCGGGCCTCGCCGGGCGCGTCGACCACGAGCGGATCGCCGTGGCCGGCCACTCCTGGGGCGCCCAGAGCGCGAGCATGCTGCTGGGCGCGCGCGTCCTGGACGCCGACGGCGCGCCGGGCGACGACCTGTCCGATCCCCGGGTCGGCGCGGGTGTGCTGTTCGCCGTGACCGGCCTGGGCGATGACCTGAGCCCTTTCGCGCGGGAGCACCTCCCCTTCATGCGGCCGTCCTTCGCCACCATGACGACACCGGCGCTCGTCGTCGCCGGGGACCGGGACCAGTCCGCGCTCTCCACCCGGGGCCCCGACTGGTTCACCGACGCCCACACCCACAGCCCCGGGACCACGTCCCTGCTCACCCTGTTCGGCGCGGAGCACTCGCTCGGCGGCATCAGCGGGTACGAGGCCGCCGAGACGACGGACGAGAGCCCCGCCCGGGTGGCGCTGGTCCAGCGGCTGAGCACCGCCTTCCTGCACAGCGCCCTGCGTCCCGGTGACACGGGCTGGAAGGCGGCGGCCACCGCGCTGGAGGCGGACCCCGAGCCACTGGGCGCGCTGCGCACGCCGTGA
- a CDS encoding SigE family RNA polymerase sigma factor, which yields METLTSAPGRRRTLVRGLNPSGSPEAAFAALYERHAVSLARQAYLLCGGDTRFAARAVERGFQRCWEEWPAVAADADPVGRVRAAVYGYALSPWHRLRPWGRPRPVLPVLLELPPHRRGTVVLHDCAGVGLSAAAAETEATVAVTGARLATGRAALPAGFPPLAALAAAVPVRTRRPDAVRRDGERATARRTRAFLLLTAATLTAITASLLPAVR from the coding sequence GTGGAGACTCTGACCAGCGCACCGGGCCGAAGACGCACGCTCGTTCGAGGGCTGAACCCGTCGGGCTCACCGGAGGCGGCGTTCGCAGCCCTGTACGAACGGCACGCGGTCTCGCTGGCCCGGCAGGCGTATCTGCTGTGCGGCGGTGACACGCGGTTCGCGGCCCGGGCGGTGGAACGCGGCTTCCAGCGCTGCTGGGAGGAGTGGCCCGCGGTGGCGGCGGACGCCGACCCGGTGGGGCGGGTGCGGGCCGCGGTGTACGGATACGCGCTCTCGCCGTGGCACCGGCTGCGGCCGTGGGGCCGGCCCCGGCCCGTGCTGCCGGTGCTGCTCGAACTGCCCCCGCACCGGCGGGGCACGGTGGTGCTGCACGACTGCGCGGGCGTCGGGCTGAGCGCGGCGGCGGCGGAGACGGAGGCCACCGTCGCGGTGACCGGGGCGCGGCTGGCGACGGGGCGGGCGGCGCTGCCCGCCGGGTTCCCGCCCCTGGCCGCGCTGGCGGCGGCGGTACCGGTACGCACCCGCCGCCCCGACGCGGTCCGCCGCGACGGCGAACGCGCCACGGCCCGCCGCACCCGCGCCTTCCTCCTGCTGACAGCGGCGACCCTGACCGCGATCACGGCGTCCCTGCTCCCGGCTGTGCGCTGA
- a CDS encoding cobalamin B12-binding domain-containing protein: MGVSGPIRVVIAKPGLDGHDRGAKVIARALRDAGMEVIYTGLHQTPEQIVDTAIQEDADAIGLSVLSGAHNTLFARVIELLKERDAADIKVFGGGIIPEADIPPLKAAGVSAIFTPGAPTGDVVTWVRDHIRVA, from the coding sequence ATGGGTGTTTCCGGACCGATCCGCGTCGTGATCGCCAAGCCAGGGCTCGACGGTCACGACCGCGGCGCGAAGGTCATCGCGCGCGCCCTGCGGGATGCGGGGATGGAGGTCATCTACACCGGCCTGCACCAGACCCCCGAGCAGATCGTGGACACCGCCATCCAGGAGGACGCCGACGCGATCGGCCTTTCCGTCCTCTCCGGCGCGCACAACACACTCTTCGCCCGGGTGATCGAACTTCTGAAGGAGAGGGATGCCGCCGATATCAAGGTCTTCGGGGGAGGGATCATCCCGGAGGCGGACATTCCGCCGCTGAAAGCCGCCGGGGTCTCGGCGATCTTCACCCCGGGGGCGCCCACCGGCGATGTCGTGACCTGGGTCCGCGACCACATCAGGGTTGCCTGA
- a CDS encoding TetR/AcrR family transcriptional regulator has translation MNDSGQGADGTPGARRKDARRNRQTLLEAAATVFVTSGVEAPVRDIAAAAGVGMGTIYRHFPTRADLVIAVYHHQIDACAEAGPALLAEGPTPHAALGRWVDLFVDFLVTKHGLAAALQADNARFQTLHAHFLDRLVPVCAHLLDAAADSGEIRPGIEALQLMHGIGNLCIGADRDPDYDARLLVGLLVAGLRRPDPAP, from the coding sequence GTGAACGACAGCGGCCAGGGCGCGGACGGCACGCCCGGAGCACGGCGCAAGGACGCCCGGCGCAACCGCCAGACCCTGCTGGAGGCGGCCGCCACGGTCTTCGTCACCTCCGGCGTGGAGGCACCGGTGCGCGACATCGCCGCCGCGGCCGGGGTCGGCATGGGCACCATCTACCGGCACTTCCCCACCCGGGCCGACCTGGTCATCGCCGTCTACCACCACCAGATCGACGCCTGCGCCGAGGCGGGGCCCGCCCTGCTGGCGGAAGGGCCGACCCCGCACGCCGCCCTGGGGCGGTGGGTCGACCTCTTCGTGGACTTCCTGGTCACCAAGCACGGCCTCGCGGCGGCGCTCCAGGCCGACAACGCCCGCTTCCAGACGCTGCACGCCCACTTCCTGGACCGCCTCGTACCGGTGTGCGCGCACCTCCTGGACGCCGCCGCCGACTCCGGCGAGATCCGCCCCGGCATCGAAGCGCTCCAGCTCATGCACGGCATCGGAAACCTCTGCATCGGCGCCGACCGCGACCCCGACTACGACGCGCGCCTGCTGGTCGGCCTCCTCGTCGCGGGACTGCGCCGACCGGACCCCGCGCCGTAG